One part of the Bdellovibrio sp. KM01 genome encodes these proteins:
- a CDS encoding spermidine synthase, with the protein MDHRKLKVLSFALSFCGFAYQSLMAKTFAVFLQEEIIGFCLSSALFIYGIGIGSKKSTHAKNPLQDLLKIELILMVLGAVAPMLVTYLFFIPSLELIQFSGIRLPAGPLMMIFVLTTGFISLALGFLTGFETPLLFRLRKDLDNQTHLNQILAFSYFGALVASVVVPVILIPRFEIYGTAVLIALISGGICVYLTAQTPNAKRGFSFVSVCIFAVLLFSIIQSPLQQLSLRIRYYGDYPKNVTSGNDLKDYFRGIDSEIKVIRHLSPYQAIDMVDGRDENGAFFSLWLNGQFQFDSRYEKSYHEAFLQGSLKIAQRTPKKILILGAGDGLLLRDALKTFSNDTEITMVELDPMILKMAKEDARWVALNENSLSNNRVELITDDAFHFLRKSKRSWDAVFLDFPYPYSVELSKLYSVEFYRILKNRLTPKGFIVFDFPTNESASIINSTLKAVPFANVIAYENTESFVFAADGSSADLNLNLGGNYKTVQLPDASSDLVNSLFKPQLPRMWE; encoded by the coding sequence ATGGATCATCGTAAATTAAAAGTCCTGTCTTTTGCTTTATCATTTTGTGGGTTTGCCTATCAAAGTTTGATGGCAAAGACCTTTGCAGTATTCCTGCAAGAAGAGATCATTGGATTCTGCCTGTCTTCAGCTCTTTTTATTTACGGCATTGGCATTGGTAGTAAGAAGTCCACTCACGCGAAAAATCCGCTGCAGGATTTACTTAAGATTGAACTCATCTTAATGGTTCTGGGGGCTGTTGCTCCCATGCTAGTTACCTATTTATTCTTTATACCCAGTCTTGAGCTGATCCAGTTTTCAGGAATACGATTGCCCGCGGGACCGTTAATGATGATCTTCGTTTTAACGACCGGGTTTATCTCCCTAGCCTTGGGGTTCTTAACTGGATTTGAAACTCCCTTGCTATTTAGACTACGTAAGGACTTAGACAATCAAACCCATTTAAACCAAATTCTTGCATTCAGCTACTTTGGAGCCCTGGTGGCTTCAGTCGTCGTACCCGTAATCTTAATTCCCAGATTTGAAATTTATGGAACAGCAGTCTTAATCGCACTGATCAGCGGCGGCATTTGTGTATATCTAACGGCGCAGACTCCAAATGCGAAGCGCGGCTTTAGTTTTGTTTCAGTCTGCATTTTCGCGGTGCTGCTGTTTTCAATAATTCAAAGTCCGTTGCAGCAGCTTTCTTTAAGAATTCGCTATTATGGTGACTATCCCAAGAATGTGACCAGCGGAAACGACCTAAAGGATTACTTCCGAGGAATCGATAGCGAAATCAAAGTTATCAGACACCTCAGCCCTTATCAGGCCATTGATATGGTGGATGGCCGCGACGAAAACGGTGCGTTTTTTAGCCTGTGGTTAAATGGACAATTCCAATTTGATTCCCGATATGAAAAGTCTTACCACGAAGCTTTCCTGCAGGGTTCTTTAAAGATCGCACAAAGAACTCCAAAGAAAATTCTAATCCTTGGGGCCGGGGATGGACTTTTGCTAAGAGACGCCCTTAAAACTTTTTCCAACGACACTGAAATCACAATGGTAGAGTTGGATCCTATGATTCTGAAAATGGCCAAGGAAGATGCACGCTGGGTGGCTCTGAATGAAAACTCACTCAGCAACAATCGTGTCGAGCTTATTACGGATGACGCTTTTCATTTTCTAAGAAAATCTAAAAGAAGCTGGGACGCTGTCTTCTTGGACTTCCCGTATCCGTATAGCGTTGAACTTTCGAAACTCTACAGCGTGGAATTTTATCGCATTCTTAAAAATCGCCTCACGCCGAAGGGATTTATCGTATTTGATTTTCCAACGAATGAAAGCGCTTCGATTATAAACTCCACGCTTAAGGCGGTCCCATTTGCGAACGTCATCGCATATGAGAATACTGAAAGCTTTGTTTTTGCCGCCGACGGTTCTTCTGCAGATCTAAATCTCAATTTAGGAGGCAACTACAAAACAGTACAGTTGCCAGACGCCAGCAGCGACCTGGTGAATTCTTTATTCAAGCCACAACTGCCAAGGATGTGGGAATGA
- a CDS encoding prepilin-type N-terminal cleavage/methylation domain-containing protein, translating into MINRPVSTKHLKSPTESQSSCFLNSNSGYLGQQGFSLVELLLSVVLGSVLMYGVGALISMATNQNEAITNRIQSESELNEISFYLKHFASQGINVEDGSGKNLNNWSPSGTSQNTGFVRADYLASTGFNPATATASIDTIGIFLRDTLISTYTSVPSVGDRFLPTGIYFQKPTAKTFGILYIDLGRSQAAGTVSISPTRDDLWFGSIVDFQATEKEVERFDQNNPDQDPSTSSRYRLSSVTFKVTVREYLPQTNSKRDFTWCPPAAMTQAACKTTSPYKDVERVIRVVFRDNVLGFSSAQMNVTAETPNTLRAQRRPLYRRPYDLIYFLKPSYPSGQLKRN; encoded by the coding sequence ATGATTAATAGACCTGTCTCTACGAAACATTTGAAATCCCCCACAGAAAGCCAATCAAGTTGCTTTCTTAATTCTAACAGTGGGTATTTGGGTCAACAAGGTTTTTCACTTGTAGAACTTCTTCTTTCCGTCGTCCTGGGTTCGGTGCTTATGTATGGTGTTGGTGCCTTGATCAGCATGGCTACGAATCAAAACGAGGCGATCACCAACCGTATCCAATCAGAATCAGAGCTAAACGAAATTTCCTTTTACTTGAAACACTTTGCTTCTCAGGGAATTAACGTTGAAGACGGCAGTGGAAAAAATCTTAACAACTGGAGTCCATCTGGAACCAGCCAGAACACCGGATTTGTCAGAGCAGATTATTTAGCATCCACAGGGTTTAACCCCGCTACGGCTACTGCTTCTATCGATACCATCGGCATATTTTTACGAGACACATTGATCAGCACCTACACGAGTGTTCCCAGCGTGGGAGATCGTTTTTTACCTACGGGAATTTATTTTCAAAAACCCACTGCAAAAACATTCGGGATTTTATACATCGACCTTGGAAGATCTCAAGCGGCGGGAACAGTTAGTATATCTCCCACGCGAGACGACCTGTGGTTTGGTTCCATCGTCGATTTTCAAGCAACCGAAAAAGAAGTAGAACGTTTCGACCAGAATAATCCCGACCAGGATCCGAGTACGTCTTCCCGCTATCGTCTTTCCTCTGTAACGTTCAAAGTGACTGTGAGAGAATACCTCCCGCAAACAAATAGTAAACGTGATTTCACATGGTGTCCTCCTGCCGCCATGACCCAAGCAGCTTGCAAGACCACAAGTCCCTACAAAGATGTTGAGCGTGTGATTCGCGTGGTCTTCAGAGACAACGTTCTTGGTTTTTCATCTGCACAAATGAATGTAACAGCTGAAACACCCAACACTTTGCGTGCGCAAAGACGTCCGTTGTACCGCAGGCCTTATGATTTGATTTATTTCTTAAAACCTTCTTACCCAAGCGGGCAGCTTAAGAGAAACTAG
- a CDS encoding type II secretion system protein, whose translation MFRRDRSINHKGVSGFSALEMMVAIGILATIFILAMPFFSQQGKIIKEMRTSASCQAVLDTAFSRINSFGNSLDSYQPKINASMANTTGATAASSRVFLPPDIPADAYAFDPDFKGQRSKMFDLAPGRILYSTNPGKQIKIPQNGGTTKNVPIQHDGITLYTPLLLKGSMEYLATKYNSGYCSAFSPVKLLTAVDSQALNNQFQGGLKNLDISMKVNRYDLASNNASGNCGTFWPRPRNGGRSNVTYEPQFGYSPTTRQMIGIFPSWMDDKDGFRVTLRANFTNDKGQSETCEGTKDFSLPEDKQNVVDYFYDVNYVKNSAASPGAIVDNISRINGLRKGTECSGKPDCLGHPFETILTNLQPWNNSPKWPENRDRPLCSQTPANSMKMVITFRVYNTQKDGGVIPMCLDTSYQWFKGTKGNWCPGSYNGGAETSFDKSWDTRYTGWVPCEQMQFCNSRPDKVEVIKSADKNFKFPGLNANQPYVEYKYTYEKISGDKANSRMWGCELKFGIASIDLAGNLSYVPAQEKMMDSPGIAGDRRPPIKEINPHVYFKPPPCYTCNCKPCKGGKGLFGGLFNWILFAVLVIVSAGTALAVTALITAAVIAGATAGVLCYNGGLGCSTDGGKNYAPDSSGGKYRSCDDSNNGCKCGKKCNIIRPPSPGWSSPLDDAMDISQLEKNSCVPGNTFYVDNTAYSSLNGIKPMFGYKTSKGAGKGYEYNMDPNAKVTPGDELLYSVFDSKNKQFCYAAVRCSGGKFQAIKESSEISGDNNLYPLMGCFPVKVGKRIAFNSGSPGIAQGGNACLEVQFNKGPQNPTNLKLWKWSDYNEQCSVTSTTGSLSSDPRVVGGFCPTTSTTALVGAQYSNTGAGCSNPTADPNDLVGVNFACKDTKIYWDPCAATSSNSKNGTMSCAKWCYADCKVPEYVPEHPWLDAPHNVQRYYEDMGSGDAGLPFCTMDRTLFDDNL comes from the coding sequence ATGTTTCGTAGAGACAGGTCTATTAATCATAAAGGTGTCTCGGGCTTTTCTGCTCTTGAGATGATGGTTGCGATCGGTATCCTTGCCACGATCTTCATTCTAGCAATGCCTTTCTTTAGCCAACAAGGAAAAATTATCAAAGAGATGAGAACGTCTGCGAGCTGTCAGGCAGTTCTTGATACGGCCTTCTCGAGAATCAATTCTTTCGGAAACTCTTTAGACAGTTATCAACCAAAAATTAACGCTTCCATGGCGAACACGACAGGCGCAACAGCCGCGAGTTCCAGAGTATTTCTGCCGCCCGATATTCCAGCCGATGCATATGCATTTGATCCTGATTTCAAAGGTCAAAGAAGCAAGATGTTCGATCTGGCCCCTGGTCGCATCTTGTATTCTACAAATCCAGGTAAGCAGATTAAAATTCCTCAAAATGGAGGAACAACTAAGAATGTACCGATTCAGCACGACGGTATCACATTATATACGCCACTCTTGCTTAAAGGTTCAATGGAGTACCTGGCTACGAAGTACAATTCTGGCTATTGCTCGGCATTCTCTCCCGTAAAACTGTTAACCGCCGTGGACAGTCAGGCTTTGAACAATCAGTTTCAGGGTGGTCTTAAAAATTTAGATATCTCTATGAAAGTGAATCGCTACGATCTGGCTTCGAATAATGCCAGTGGTAATTGCGGCACATTCTGGCCACGACCTCGCAACGGTGGTCGCTCTAACGTTACTTATGAACCGCAATTTGGCTATTCTCCGACGACTCGTCAGATGATAGGAATTTTCCCGAGCTGGATGGACGACAAAGATGGATTTCGCGTCACTTTAAGGGCGAACTTTACGAACGACAAGGGCCAATCAGAAACGTGCGAGGGTACGAAAGATTTCTCGTTGCCTGAAGATAAGCAGAACGTTGTCGATTACTTTTATGACGTAAATTATGTGAAGAACTCAGCGGCCTCTCCAGGTGCTATCGTTGATAACATCAGTCGTATCAATGGACTTCGCAAAGGGACTGAGTGTTCAGGTAAACCCGATTGCTTAGGACATCCTTTTGAAACAATTCTTACGAACTTACAGCCTTGGAATAACAGTCCAAAGTGGCCCGAGAATCGTGATAGACCACTATGTTCCCAAACACCTGCGAACTCCATGAAAATGGTGATCACATTCCGTGTTTATAACACTCAGAAAGATGGCGGCGTCATCCCGATGTGCTTGGATACCTCTTATCAGTGGTTCAAAGGTACCAAAGGTAATTGGTGTCCTGGTTCATATAATGGCGGTGCAGAAACAAGCTTTGATAAATCTTGGGACACTCGTTACACAGGCTGGGTTCCTTGCGAACAAATGCAGTTCTGTAACTCGCGACCAGATAAGGTCGAGGTTATCAAGTCTGCCGACAAGAACTTTAAATTTCCAGGCCTAAATGCGAATCAGCCCTATGTGGAATACAAATATACTTACGAAAAGATTTCCGGAGATAAAGCAAATTCTCGGATGTGGGGTTGTGAACTGAAGTTTGGTATTGCTTCAATCGATCTTGCCGGAAATTTAAGTTACGTTCCGGCCCAAGAAAAAATGATGGACTCCCCTGGTATTGCGGGTGACCGTCGTCCACCAATCAAAGAAATTAATCCGCATGTCTATTTCAAACCGCCTCCTTGTTACACTTGTAACTGTAAGCCATGCAAAGGTGGTAAGGGACTTTTCGGTGGTTTGTTTAACTGGATTCTTTTTGCAGTTCTAGTCATCGTATCTGCGGGTACGGCTTTGGCAGTGACGGCATTAATCACAGCAGCCGTCATCGCGGGAGCAACAGCAGGTGTTCTTTGCTATAACGGTGGTTTGGGTTGCAGCACTGATGGTGGAAAAAACTATGCTCCTGATTCGTCGGGAGGAAAATATCGATCCTGCGATGACAGTAACAATGGCTGTAAGTGCGGTAAAAAATGTAACATCATCAGGCCACCAAGTCCTGGATGGTCCTCGCCACTTGACGATGCGATGGATATTTCCCAGCTGGAAAAGAATTCTTGTGTACCAGGCAATACTTTCTATGTCGATAATACTGCCTATTCGAGCTTGAATGGTATCAAGCCTATGTTTGGATATAAAACATCCAAAGGTGCCGGCAAAGGGTACGAATACAATATGGATCCAAATGCTAAGGTCACTCCGGGTGATGAGCTTCTGTATTCCGTGTTCGATTCTAAGAACAAACAATTCTGTTATGCGGCTGTTCGTTGTTCGGGAGGAAAATTCCAGGCTATCAAAGAAAGCAGCGAGATTTCGGGCGATAATAATCTATATCCACTGATGGGATGTTTCCCGGTCAAAGTTGGAAAACGTATTGCCTTTAATAGTGGTAGCCCGGGCATTGCTCAGGGTGGAAATGCTTGCTTGGAAGTTCAGTTTAACAAAGGTCCGCAGAATCCAACGAATCTGAAGCTGTGGAAGTGGTCTGATTATAACGAACAATGTAGTGTGACTTCGACTACGGGTTCATTGTCTTCTGATCCAAGAGTGGTCGGTGGTTTCTGCCCGACAACTTCGACAACAGCCCTTGTTGGCGCTCAGTACAGCAACACCGGAGCGGGATGTTCTAATCCTACCGCTGATCCCAATGATCTGGTGGGGGTTAATTTCGCTTGTAAGGACACGAAAATCTATTGGGACCCTTGCGCAGCCACTTCATCCAATTCCAAGAATGGTACGATGAGCTGTGCGAAGTGGTGCTATGCAGATTGTAAAGTTCCTGAATATGTTCCAGAGCATCCGTGGTTGGATGCTCCACACAATGTTCAGCGCTATTACGAAGATATGGGATCCGGCGATGCGGGATTGCCGTTCTGCACGATGGACCGTACGTTGTTTGATGATAATCTCTAA
- a CDS encoding chemotaxis protein CheX yields MKTRKTILIVDNNSGLENLVREPLSDRFRDSTVAPILVRAKDGAEAAIKTENQKFDVVLIDTEVPRLMDGGFVYGLHSYKNTQDANLIVVTQKDSSELPDTLQSCVLLKKPINPDDLVNAMVKCLNQGAPSATPAASASAAPQAKYAVDVRVINAVIKATMNVFAQFGVQNITMGKPETKSPHEALKGEISSVVEIKSQSYQGFLAISFDKASYLEVVSTMLMEEQTELNSENQDAVGEINNIIFGNAKSEITNFGVQLTVPKVLIGADSMIECKQGSAGMLIPFSTTKGHFYLKVIAVPIGK; encoded by the coding sequence ATGAAGACTAGAAAAACCATCCTCATTGTTGATAACAATTCAGGCCTAGAAAATCTAGTGCGTGAACCATTGAGCGATCGTTTCCGTGATTCTACTGTTGCGCCAATTTTAGTTCGTGCAAAAGATGGTGCCGAAGCCGCTATTAAAACTGAAAATCAAAAATTTGACGTGGTTCTGATCGATACCGAAGTGCCGCGCCTGATGGACGGTGGCTTTGTGTATGGACTTCACTCGTACAAAAATACCCAAGACGCAAATCTTATCGTCGTTACACAAAAGGACAGCTCGGAACTTCCCGACACTTTACAAAGCTGTGTCTTACTGAAAAAACCGATCAATCCGGATGACCTTGTAAATGCGATGGTAAAATGCCTAAACCAAGGCGCTCCTTCTGCTACACCAGCAGCGTCTGCGTCTGCAGCTCCGCAAGCAAAATATGCAGTTGACGTTCGCGTGATCAACGCTGTGATTAAAGCGACTATGAATGTCTTTGCTCAATTCGGTGTTCAGAATATCACGATGGGGAAGCCCGAAACGAAATCTCCCCATGAAGCGCTTAAGGGCGAAATTTCCTCAGTAGTAGAAATCAAGTCTCAATCTTACCAAGGATTTCTTGCGATCTCTTTTGATAAAGCGAGTTACTTGGAAGTCGTTTCCACGATGTTGATGGAAGAACAAACAGAGCTGAACTCTGAAAATCAGGATGCCGTCGGTGAGATCAACAATATCATATTTGGTAATGCGAAATCTGAAATTACAAACTTTGGTGTTCAACTAACAGTACCAAAAGTTTTAATCGGAGCCGATAGCATGATTGAGTGCAAACAGGGATCTGCTGGTATGCTGATCCCATTCTCTACGACTAAGGGTCATTTTTATTTAAAGGTGATCGCCGTTCCTATAGGCAAGTAA
- a CDS encoding trypsin-like serine protease — protein sequence MKNKIKFISMSVALSFLIACQGQETSTLSLSDGSGIVGGEKVKSGDEVEKHLVMVWGKSPTGGKVCSGTIITSNLILTAAHCVHEREKLEVGFGKSGLFPNWEPVDRAIVHEQYNGNVGYGYDLAVVRLKKPLPKGYGPVAVVGEEDMLTINEPVILAGYGRTSVDKPSSSGNLRKVETTLARWIRGFLIVDMSNGKGMCDGDSGGPMFVRRNNQLVLAGVTSFTRNSPHSKIDCMNDGYYADLITHGSWLRTTARAINN from the coding sequence ATGAAAAACAAAATTAAATTTATTTCGATGAGTGTCGCACTGTCTTTTTTAATTGCTTGTCAGGGACAAGAAACGTCCACTTTGAGTTTGAGTGATGGTTCGGGAATCGTCGGTGGCGAGAAAGTAAAATCAGGTGATGAAGTTGAAAAGCATCTTGTCATGGTGTGGGGAAAATCACCAACTGGTGGCAAAGTTTGCTCGGGAACGATCATTACGTCTAACTTAATTTTAACGGCTGCTCACTGTGTGCACGAGCGTGAAAAGCTTGAAGTGGGATTTGGTAAGAGTGGACTTTTTCCAAATTGGGAACCAGTAGATCGTGCAATAGTTCATGAGCAGTACAATGGCAATGTAGGTTATGGTTATGACCTTGCAGTTGTACGGTTGAAGAAACCTCTTCCAAAAGGTTATGGTCCTGTTGCGGTTGTCGGTGAAGAAGACATGCTGACGATTAACGAGCCCGTTATCCTTGCTGGTTACGGAAGAACTTCAGTTGATAAGCCAAGCTCCTCTGGCAATTTAAGAAAAGTTGAAACTACTCTTGCGCGTTGGATCCGTGGATTTTTGATCGTGGATATGAGTAATGGCAAGGGTATGTGTGACGGCGATTCTGGTGGACCGATGTTTGTCAGAAGAAATAATCAGCTTGTTCTTGCTGGAGTCACTTCTTTTACCCGCAACTCTCCTCACAGCAAGATCGATTGTATGAATGACGGCTATTATGCGGATCTAATAACTCACGGAAGCTGGTTAAGAACCACAGCCCGTGCGATCAATAACTAA
- a CDS encoding formyltransferase family protein, with amino-acid sequence MKTFLVSSTVTFVPGNYEGFINHLAKSDRVHGLILVENRDWKIAAKAMLLIISFAAPRMGMHLLKNYFGKSNARKKAMFEKRGKAFRIVSDINSVETLRFIQEENVELIVNARTRSFFKKNLLQTPRYGCINIHHGLLPEQRGLMCDFWAHMEKTKFGFSIHQMTSKLDDGPILHVGEVKTSPSNYMTSIFEGSLIESQAIEKLLKDLEKNKSSENIFSGLENIKTEKTKYRSNPGLMDFYKLQWRGTKI; translated from the coding sequence ATGAAAACTTTCCTTGTGAGCTCGACTGTCACTTTTGTTCCTGGCAACTACGAAGGATTTATCAATCATCTTGCGAAAAGTGATCGCGTGCATGGACTGATCTTGGTTGAAAACCGTGACTGGAAAATTGCTGCGAAAGCAATGCTGCTAATTATCTCGTTCGCGGCGCCTCGCATGGGTATGCATCTTTTGAAAAATTATTTTGGTAAATCAAACGCACGCAAAAAAGCGATGTTTGAAAAGCGGGGAAAAGCATTTCGAATTGTTTCCGATATTAATTCCGTTGAGACATTGAGATTCATCCAAGAAGAAAACGTTGAACTTATAGTTAACGCTCGCACGCGTTCTTTCTTCAAAAAAAATCTTTTGCAAACTCCACGTTATGGTTGCATCAACATTCATCACGGCCTTCTTCCCGAGCAACGCGGCCTTATGTGCGATTTCTGGGCTCATATGGAAAAAACTAAGTTCGGATTTTCTATTCATCAGATGACGTCCAAGTTGGACGATGGACCTATTCTTCATGTCGGCGAGGTCAAGACCTCTCCTTCAAACTATATGACATCCATATTCGAAGGGTCTTTAATAGAATCTCAAGCGATTGAAAAGTTACTAAAAGATCTCGAGAAGAATAAATCTTCAGAGAACATTTTTTCAGGTCTGGAAAATATCAAAACTGAAAAAACAAAATATCGCAGCAACCCCGGCTTAATGGACTTTTATAAACTTCAGTGGAGAGGTACTAAAATATGA